CTCAAAGTAGAAGCCAGGACCGAGGATGCGACGGCCTCCTGTAAGCAATTTTGCTCCGGCAGTGATGGCCGCATTGACCTGCTGGTCGAGGTTCTCCAGTTGGCGGCGCGTTGCCATCGGGCCTATCTGGGTTGCATCGATCATTGGGTCGCCAACCCGCATCGCGGCCATGGCGGCGACGAAGAGCCGTTCGAACTCGTTATAGATCGCGGCATGGACGATGAAGCGCTTGGCGGCTATACAAGACTGCCCGCTATTGATGCAGCGGGACTGAACAGCGTTCTCGACTGCGAGATCAAGGTCGGCCGAGCTCATGACGAGAAAGGGATCGCTGCCGCCAAGTTCGAGCACAGACTTCTTGATGAGCCAACCAGCCTGCGCGCCCACGGCGCGGCCCGCGGACTCCGAACCGGTGAGCGTTACGGCCACAATGCGCTCATCGGCGAGCACACCGTCAACCTGGCGGGTCTCGATCAGAAGCGTCTGAAACGTGCCACGGGGGAAGCCCGCACGGCGCACGAGTGATTCGATGGCGAGCGCGCATTGAGGCACATTTGGCGCGTGCTTCAGCAGGCCTACGTTGCCGGCCATTAACGCGGGGGCAAGGAAGCGGAAGACCTGCCAGAAGGGGAAGTTCCATGGCATCACGGCGAGGACGACGCCGAGCGGGTCCCAGCGAACGTAGCTGCGAGAGGCTTCGGTGGTGATGATCTCCGGCGCGAGCATGCGGACTGCGTTCTCCGCGTAATACCGACAGGCCGCGGCGCACTTGGCGAGCTCTGCGTGGGACGCCTTGATCGGCTTGCCCATCTCCGTTGTGATCATTTCGGCGAGCTCGACCGCATCTTCCTCAAGCAGGTTCGCGAGTTTCCGCATACAGAGCGAGCGATGGCTCATGGGAACCGCCGCGTAGCTCTTGAAGGCCTTGGAGGCGAGGTCGAGCTTCTGCTGGATCGCATCGCCGGAGAGAGGTTCGAAGCGCCGGATGAGCTCGCCGGTAGCGGGATTGATCGATTCAATGGCCATGATTACTCTGCTGCGAGTCTGGCGAGTGCGTGGGCGAGGACAAGTGTTCCACGTGCGATGTCCTCTGGTGAAGAGAATTCGTCGGGGCGATGGCTCACACCGCCGCGGCAGGGGATAAAGATCATCGCAATGGGAGCGATGCGGGCCATGAAGAGCGAGTCGTGATAGGCGCGGCTGACCATCTTCTTAGGTGAGATGCCAAGTTCCGCGCAGACGGCGTCGAGGGTTTCGACGATGTGCGGGGAGGATTGAGCGGGAGCGTCGGCGTTGACCAGCTCTTCTTCGAAGGTGACGCGGCGGCGGTCTGCGATTTCGGCGTAATCTGCGCGTACCGCCTGCATCACGGATTCACGACGCTCGGGATCGGTGTCGCGAATGTCGAGTTGAAGCACGACGCGGCTGGGCACGCTGTTGACCGCCCCGGGAAAGACGCTGCAGGTGCCGACCGTGGCGACGGTATCGCTGGTGCCGGATGCGGCGTTGGCGGCGAGGGCGTGGCGCTCGATGGAGAGAATAAGTTCGGAGGCGGCGCAGAGGGCGTCGCGACGATCGGGCATCAGCAGCGCCCCCGCGTGACCGCCGAAGCCGCTGATGGTGAATCGGTATCCAGCGGGCGCGGCGATGCTGGTGACGATGCCGAGGGGCAGGGCCTCGCGTTCAAGCAGCGGGCCCTGCTCGATGTGGAGCTCCAGCCAGGCGTGGTAGAAGCCTTGTTTGAGTTGAACTGACGCGAGGTCGCCTGAGAAGCCAGCGGCTTTGCGGACGTCGCTCAGAGTGCCTTGCGATTCTGCATCGAGCGTGTCGGGCATGGAGTCCGCGCGCTGGGGGTCTAGCGTGCCTGAGAGCAGACGGCTGCCCAGGCAGCCGATGCCGAAGCGGGTTGGCTCTTCTGAGGTGAGGAGAAGCAACTCGATGCTGCGGCGGAAGCGTTGGCCGCTGCGCTTCAGCGCCCGCATCGCTTCGAGGCCGCCAAGGACGCCGACTGTTCCGTCGTACATGCCAGCGTGCGGGATCGCGTCGATGTGCGATCCGGTGCCGACGGCGGGAAGATCGGGATCAGTTCCATGCCAGCGAATGAACGTGTTGCCAACGGCGTCCTCGCGGACGGAGAAACCCTCTGCGGCGGCGAGTTCCTTGAGCCAGGCGCGGGCACGCAGGTCGTCTTCTGTGAATACGATCCGAGTAACGGCGGTGCCAACGGGGCTGCGTTCGGCATGCGTAAAGCGGGCCAGTTCCGCAAGCTCTGCGCTGAGGCGCGCTCCGTCTATTTCAATCTTCATAGAGCACCTCAGCCGATGGGATGGCGATTCCAGTCTTTGTAGATCAGATACTTTGCGGGCTGTTTGCCCAGCGCTCCGAACCACTGCGGGCAGAACGGTGCCATCCAGATAAAATCGCCCGCTGTAACCGGGTACCAGTTGTCGCCAAGCCGATAGATGCCGCCGCCTTCGAGCATGAGCAAGCCGTGCTCCATGACGTGAATTTCGACCAGCGCGAGCGCCGCGCCGGGCTGGTAGGTCATGGTATTCACAGCGAAGTCGAAGCTGGTATTGTCAGGGAGAAGAACACGTACCTGAAGGTCCTCGTCTCCCATCAACGCGACCGAGGCGACGTTGTCTTCGTGGCCCACGAGCAGAGCCGAAGGGGCTGTCCCTTCGAGCGGCTCGTAGGGCTTTTCGATTACTGCGAGGACGGTCTTCTGCTGTGCTGTCAGCGTATGTGCAAGCCCGGGTGGAATGTAGGCGAACGATCCAGCGGTGAGCGTCTTGAAGCTGGTGTCGGTCGTGAGATCTGCAACTCCGGAGGTTACATATAGAAACCGTTGTAGCGATGTCGCGCCAAGCGTGCCCTGCGACTCGAGTTCTGCCGTGTATTGCGTGAACGCTGCGCCAGCGGCGGGAGCGACGTGGACGATTGCAGCGGCGTTGGTCATGCCCGGGAGCACGGTGCGAATGAATGTGTCCGGCGTCTGCAGGATGTGGTCGCGCTTCATGCTGCTGCGTGTGTGGCCAAGGTTATGCATGGGCCTCCGTGGCAGGTTGAGGTATCGCTTGGGTTACGTGGTTGGCCTTCAGAAGCTCGACAAAGACGAGAGACGTTGCAAGCGCGGCTTCAACATCCTCGGGTAGGACGCTTTCGTCAGGATGATGGCTGAGTCCGCCGGGGCTGCGGAGGAAGAGCATCGAGATAGGTACGCGTTCCGCGACGATGCGGGCATCGTGTCCAGCGCCGCTAGGCATGATGCGTGCGGGGGAACCCGCGGCTTCGGCTGCTTCGAGCAGCAGCTTCGAAAGCGCAAAGTCGGTGGGAACCGCGTCTTCATGCGATGAAGCGAGCACGCTGAGCTGAACGCCACGGACTTCGCCGGAGTTTGTTGCTGCCGCCAAGAGCGCATTCGCTGCCTTGCGTCGAATCTCATCGTCAGCGTGGCGGACATCAAGCGTAGCCAGCACTTCGCCGGCGATGACGTTGCCAGCTCCGGGTCGCGTCTGCACCTTGCCAACCGTCGCTGCAAGGCCGAGTATGGCCTTCGCGTGGCGCTCTACTTCGCAGATCCACTCTGCGGCGGCGGCCATGGCGTCGTGGCGCAGATGCATCGGAGTTGTTCCGGCGTGATTGGCCTGACCGCTGAAACGAAGCTGCATGCGCGTCTGGCCGACGATCGCGGAGACGACGCCGAGTTGCAGGTCTTCGCTCTCGAGTAGCGGACCCTGCTCGATGTGGACCTCAAGATAGGCGAATGCCTCGCTACTTACGACTGCCGCCGGAAACCGTGCAGGATCGAGCCCAAAGTCGCGAATGGCCGTCTCGACGCTGATGCCTTGTGCATCTTTGCGCTGCAGCGCTTCACCATTGAGTGAGCCTGCCAAGGCCATGCTGCCGAGATAAGGCTTGCCAAAGCGAACGCCCTCTTCTTCAGAGAAGCCGACGATCTCAATCGCGAAAGGAAGATGTTCTCCGCGCAGCTCTTCGATGAGCGCAACACCAAGGACGACGCCGAGGATGCCATCGAAGGCACCGGCGTTCGGGACGGTATCGAGGTGCGACCCCATGATGAGACGATCTACACTCTCGGTACTGGGGCCATCGTTGCCGGGATAGACGCCGCGCAGGTTGCCGACGGCGTCGATCCATACCGACATACCCGCGGCCTCCATCCAGCCGCGCAGCAGCGTATGCACCTTGTGCATCGAGGGCGCCAGGAAGGTGCGCGTCGTCTCGCCGGGAACTTCGGTGCAGGCGGCGATCTCGCGGCACCGGGCGATGATCTTTTCAGCGCGTTGTGTGGCGAGAAGCGGCATCAGTCTCTCTTATGCGGTCCGCTTGACCGTTGCCTGGATGAAGCCTGAAGGTTCATCGGTAGGTACGAAGATCTCGTTCGGATTCGCCTGACCAAAGCGCTCAAGATCGATCAGGATGTTGTGCTTGTTGGGCATGGTCAGCTCGATCTCGCTGACGCTGGGTGCGGCTTCGAGTGCGCTCCCTGCCATCGCGTAGAGAGTCTGTTGCACGGAGAGACTGATGTGGGCGGCGAAGGTCTTCAGCATGGCTTCGCGCAGCTTCGTCCGCTCGGCGTTGAAGTTGAGATCGTCCGAGGTATAGGTCCAGCTTGCGGAGAGCGAGGTCGCGAAGAGTCGGTCCGTCGTCTCTTTCAAGGTCGTCAGCGACTCTTTGATATAGCCGGTAAAGGCGGAGTTCGCTGTCTTCATGATGACCAGATCCGCGAGGCCCGATGTAATCGCGAAGTCGCCGCCCTGTGCGCGTTCGACGGTGGTTGTCTGCTTCTCGTCGCTGCCGCGCATGAAGCTGTCGGGATGCGGTTTGCCGTCAACGGTGAGTCGCTTCCAGAGGACGGACTCGATGTGAACCTCGGCCGAAGATACCTGCGGATTGCGGCCCAGCAGGAAGTCGACAAGCTCCTTGGCGTAATCTTCCATCGAAGTCGCTTTCGAGCGGCCGGCGACGTAGTAGACGGTATTCTTCATCGTATCGGTGGCGAGAATCTTGCTGTTATCGCCTTCGGTGTGCGCGGTCTTGAAGTCGCCCCTGAGGAGCACACGGACGTTCCACTCGTACATGTCACTGATCTGATTTGGGCCGTGCGCGTGGCGCGTCACCTTCACCAGTCGGACGCGGGTCTTGCCGTAGCGATTCTCCGCAAGCTGAAACTTCGAACTCATCGTGAAGGTTCCTTTCTTGTCCGGTGTGCTTCTGGGTTCTGTCTCTTAGAATATCGGCTAACTGCCGCGATAGGTGGAGTAGCCGTTGGCCGTCAGCAGTAAGGGAATGTGAAAGTGCTGTTCCGCGTCGCGAACCTCGAAGACGATCTCCACGAAGGGGTAGAGACCCTGGAGCCTTTGGGCCTCGTAGTAGATAGCCGTCTCAAAGCGCGCGCGGTAGAGACCTGCTATGAGCGGCTCGCCTGCGGGCAGGAGGTACCTCGCGCGGCCATCGGCGTCGGTCGTTGCGCTGTTCAAGAGCACCCATTCGGCTGATTGCCAGAGGGCAAGCGATACAGGGACATCCGCGGCGGGACGGCCCAGCGCAGTGTCGAGAATGTGCGTCGAGATGCCCATCTACTTCTCCTCCAGCCAGCGCTGCAGGCGAAGCTGCGTGATCTGGCGCTGCTGTTCCGCGGCTTCATGCAACTCGGTGACGGCATCGTTCTTCATGCGGGCTTCAAGGATGGCAAGGATCTCGCCTGCGGATCTTCCACTCGCGCAGACGATGAAGATTCGGCCAAACTTTTCTTCGTACAGCTTGTTGCCTTCGGCCAGCGCGAGCTTGGCGGCATCGTCGGCGCTCATGGCGGTGCCTTGCTCGGTCGCGGACCATGTCAACGACGTCTCGGTGGCGGCTTTTGCCTTCTGTTGCCCGATGCGGGGATGGCTGTCGAAGGCCTCCTGCCACGCAGCTTCGGGAAGGCTAACCCAGACGGCATCAGACGTGATGAGCAGGTGATCTTCGTCCGCGATGGGGCGGCGGGCTGTGAGTTCAGCCGCCCACGCGCGCGAGCCGCAGCAAGGAAGTATCTCCTCGGCGGCAAGGGTCGGGTCGATCGAGTTCCAGCGAGCAAGAACAGGATTCATGGGAGATGTCAGGATAACGCGAGTTCGCGGCCTTGGGGTGTGTCGGTTATCACGCCAGCGTGAAAAACGATTTCGCCGCGCAGGTAGGTCGCATGGACCCTGCCGCGAAGTTCCTCCCCGAGATAGGGCGAGACAGGATGGCGATAGTGAAGCGTGTCCGTAGTCACAGTGAACGTTGCGTCGGGATCAAAGACAGTGAAGTTGGCGTCGCGACCGGCGAGGATTGCTCCTACCTGGCCGCCGATGCCTGCGAGCGCTGCCGGGGCGGAGCTCATCCACCGGGCTAGATCGTCAAGCGAAAAGTTGCGTTTGCGACACTCCGTCCAAATGACCGGAAGAGCGACAGAGAGGCTGGCAATGCCGCCCCAGGCGAGATCGAAGCGGCCTTCGTCTTCGGGGTTCTGCACGGCGGGGCGCTTCATCTCCGGAGGACAAGGGGAGTGGTCGGTGACGATCATGTCGATGATGCCGTCGCGCAGGGCTTGCCACAGTTGATCGCAATTGGCACGGCTGCGAATGGGCGGAGCGCACTTGAAGAGGGTCGCACCGTCAGGAATTTCTTCCGCCGTGAAGTGAAGGTAGTGCGGGCAGCTCTCGACTGTGATCGGCAGCCCCTCGGCGCGCGCGGCTGCGAGATCATCGAGTGCTTGCCCTGTTGCGAGATGCACGATGTGCAGGCGGAATTTGTACTGGCGGCAGAGACGGATCATCAGGCGGATCGCTTCCACCTCCGCGTCGTCGGGACGCGATGCAAGGTAGGTCGCATACTTCCGCCAGTCGGCGTTGGCGCTTCGTAGTGCGGCAGTTGCTGAGTCGATTGGACCGGCTAGCTCGGCATGGACCAACAGAGGCAGGCCAGATTCGGCGATGGCTGGGAGCGAGGCCTCGAGCTGCTGCTGGTCGATCATGGTGAAGCCGTCGCAGCCGGGGTAGATGAGGAAGCACTTGTAGCCGGGCACTCCCGCGCTGGCGAGCGGAAGGATGTGCTGCTGGTTGTCGGCGACGGCACCGCCCCAGCTCATCCAGTCAACAAAGGTCTGGCCCTTGGCTGCGGCGCGCTTTACTTCGAGCGCGGCGACGGTCGTTGTTTCAGGTAGACAGTTCAACGGCATGTCGATCAGCGTCGTATAGCCTCCGGCAGCGGCGGCGCGGGTAGCCGTGTAGAAGCCCTCCCACTCTGTCCGGCCGGGTTCGTTGATGTGGACGTGGGTGTCGACCAGGCCGGGCAGAATGGCCATGTCGCCGAAGTCCTGCGTCTGTTCAAGCGGAGTCGCAAGCCCGGCGAGATCGTCTTTCGGGCAGATTGCAACGATCTTTCCCGCTTCGACCACGATCGCTGCGGGCACGGTGCCTCTGGGCGTGACTACCCGATTCGAAAGATATGCGTGTGCCATAATTTCAGTATCTCGCAGCTTGTTTTAAACACGCGCGTTTATGCGAGGAAGGGGATTGCACGATGCAGCCGAACCCGGTTTTTATGCAGAAAGCGATTGATCTGGCGACCGAAAACGTAACCAGCGGCGCAGGCGGCCCGTTTGGAGCTGTAGTCGTTCGCAATGGCGAGATCATCGCGACGGGCGTGAATTGCGTGACCGCGAACAATGATCCGACGGCACACGCTGAGGTCATGGCCGTCCGTGCGGCGTGCGAGAAGCTTGGTACTTTCCAGTTGACCGGGTGCGAGGTGTACACCAGTTGCGAGCCTTGCCCGATGTGCCTGGCTGCTATCTATTGGTCGCGTTGCTCGGCTATTTACTTTGGCAACACAGCACTTGACGCGGCGGATGTCGGCTTCGACGATTCGTTTCTGTATCACGAGGTGGTGAAGCCGCACAGCCAGCGCAGCATCCCTACCTCGCGGATGATGCCCGAAGAGGCCATCGTGACATTTAATACCTGGCGAGACCAGACGGAAAGAGTCGACTATTAGCATGACCACGAAGCAGACGAAGAAGTCAGCAGCCGCTAGTTCCGTGAAGGCTGTATCAAAGAAGATCCCTACCGCTTCGAACGTGAAGGTCGCCTTACTGGGGTTTGGCACCGTCGGAAGCTCGGTTGCGAAGGTGCTAGCGGCGCAGAAGTTTCCTGGCATCGAGCTGACCTATGTCTACAACCGCAACGTCGAGCGCAAGCGGACGTCCGAGGCGGCGAAGTTTGTGCCGAAGTCGACGGTCTGGACGGAGGACGTCAATGTTGTTCTCAACTCCAACGTCGATGTCGTGATCGAGTTGATGGGCGGCCTGATTCCTGCCGAAGGCTGGCTGCGCAAGGCGATGGCATCGGGCAAGTCGGTGGTCACGGCGAATAAGCAGTTGATCGCCTACAAGGGCGCGGCGCTGGCAAAGCTGGCAGCGGCGAATGGCGTACAGCTTATCTATGGCGCGGCGGTTGCGGGCGGAGTGCCGGTCATCCCCGGGATCGCGCAGGGACTTGGCGGCGACCAGATCAAACGCATCAGCGGCATCGTGAACGGGACGTGCAACTACATCCTTACCCGCATGGAGACTGGTGCCGACTACGCTACGGTTCTCGCGGATGCGCAGGCGTTGGGCTATGCGGAGAGCGACCCTTCGGCCGACGTCGACGGCTACGACGCGCGGGCGAAGCTCTGTATCCTGTCGCGCATTGCAATGCACGCCGAGCTGAATCCAGATGACGTGACGACGCAGAGCATCGCCGATGTCGATGCCATCGACTTCGCCTACGCGAAGGAGTTGAACTGCACCATCCGGCAGGTATCGAGCGCTCGATTTGCGGGCAGCCAGATCCAGGCGCGGGTTGCGCCGATGCTGGTGCCTCTGGCCTCGCCGATGGCGTGGTCGCACGGAACGCAGAATATGGTCGTCGCCAGCGGGCGGTTTGGCGGGGATGTTGTCTTCTCCGGCCATGGCGCGGGCGGTGAGCCTACCGCCGTCGCTGTCGTCTCGGACCTTCTAGCGGTCGCGCAGGGTTCGCATGCGGTGCAACTGCCGGTGCGCAAGCGGAACGTTACCGGCGAATTCATGGCCTCGCAATATGTGCGGGTGGTGGTGGATGACAAGCCGGGCATCGTCTCAGCGATCTCGGGTGCTTTGGCGAAGGTGGGCGCGAACATCGATTCCATCCTGCAACGACCGGGATATCCAAAGCATCGCTTGCCGTTTGTGGTCACGACCGAGCCGTGCCTGACCTCCACAATTCACAAGGCGTTGGCTTCCATCGCGAAGATGGATTGTATGCTGGAGACTCCGCTCTGCATGCAGATAGTCGACATCGAAGACAAGGGCTAGTCTCCTCAAACGCAGTCACCCGAGAAAAGGATTGATCAATGAAGCGCGACCTCAGAGTGCTGCTGCTGGCAGCGATCTTCACCGCTTCGTGCGCGGCGCAGGAGATCACCCCAGTCATTCGGGTGGACAATCCGCTCAACACAGCGGAGCAGCAGGCGAAGCACTACGTCATTCTTGTCTCGCTCGATGGGTTTCGCTACGACTATCCCGCAAAGTATGGTGCGCCGCACCTTCAGAGCATGGCTGTCGATGGCGCAAGCGCTCCGCAGGGCATGCTGCCCTCATATCCTTCTCTCACTTTTCCAAATCACCTCACCTTGGTGACAGGACTTTATCCAGAACATCACGGGATCGTCGCGAACAGCTTCTACGATCCGGCGCGGACACCTGAGCAAGGTCAGACCTACGTCTACAAGTCGAAGACGAATAGCGACGGAAGCTGGTACTCGGGCATACCGCTGTGGTCGCTTGCAGAGCAGCAGGGCATGCGCGCTGCGTGTCTCTTCTGGCCCGGTTCCGAGGCCGAGATCGCAGGCAAGCGGCCGTCGTTCTACGAGAAGTTCGACGACAAGCTGGACGATGCGAAGCGGGTCGATCAGGTGATTGCGTGGCTGGGCCTTCCGCCGGAGCAGCGGCCGCACTTCATCACAATGTACTTCTCGAACGTGGACCACGCCGGGCACACCTACGGCCCGGACTCGGAAGAGGTGCGCGCGGCGGTGCATCATGTGGATGACGTGATCGGTGCTCTACAGGCGAAGCTTGCGACGTTGAAGCTGCCGGTAGACCTGATCGTCGTCGCAGACCACGGCATGGTTGCGGTTCAGGGCGAGCCGATCGACCTGTCGAGTTTTGCCGATCTTTCGGACGCGCACACTGAAGGCTCGCTGATCTACGCGAAGGATGAAGCTGTCGCCGAGAAGATCTACGAGCAGTTCAAGGCTCATCCCGATACGCGATTCAGCGTCTATCGCCGGGCAAATCTTCCGAAGGACCTACATTACGACAGCAATCCGCGCGAAGGCGATCCGGTCGTGGTCGCGAACGGCCCTTACGAGTTGCGCACCAAGCCGCAAGCGCCAAACTGGGTGAACAGCAAGGGCGAGCACGGGTACGATCCGCTGAAGATGCCGGAGATGAAGGCCATCTTCTTCGCGGAGGGGCCGGACATCAAGCCGGGCGCGAAGGTCAACACCTTTCGCAATGTGGCGGTTTATCCCTTTCTCGCAAGGATTCTCGGGTTGACTCCGCCAGAGACAGATGGGCAACTGGACACGCTGAAGCCAGCGCTCAAGACTCTCAAATAGGGCTAAGGTTTTGGCTGTAGTCCCTTCACTATTGCGAGCAGATCTTCGCCCACGGTGCGTGTCTTAGCGATGGCGTCTTCGAGCGGGATGTCGGAGATGGTGGTGCCTTTGAGTACGACTAGGCGGCCAAACTTGCCGGCGTGGACGAGGTCGATTGCGGCGATACCGTAACGCGTCGCCAGCATACGGTCATAGGCGGTGGGCGTGCCGCCACGCTGGGTGTGGCCGAGGTTTACGCTGCGCGTCTCGTAGCCGGTGCGCTTTTCGATCTCCTCAGCCAGCGCCTGGCCGATGCCGCTCAGCCGCGCGTGGCCGAAGGAGTCGAGTTTGGTGCCGACGGAGCTCTGGCCGGCTTGTTCGGACAGCTTGGCACCTTCCGCGACGACGACGAGGGCGAAGCGTTTGCCGCTCTCCCAGCGTGCTTTCAGCAGCCGGACGACCTCGTCCATGTCGATAGGAACTTCCGGAACCAGGGTCACGTCCGCGCCGCCGGCGATGCCTGTGGTGATGGCGATCCAACCGGCGTCGCGGCCCATGACTTCCACGACCTGCACGCGGCTGTGGGCCTCTGTCGTTGAGTGCAGGCGGTCAACGGCCTCGGTCGCGATGGTCACGGCGGTGTCGAAGCCGAAGCAGACGTCGGTGCCGCTCAGGTCGTTGTCGATGGTCTTCGGCACGCCGACGCAGTGGACGCCGCGCTTCGCCAGTTCCACCGAGATCGACTGCGTATCGTCGCCGCCGAGGGCGATCAGGGCGTCGAGGTTGTGGCCCTGGATCACTGAAAGACACTTCTCGAAGCCGCCTTCGATCTTCTTCACGTTGGTGCGCGAGGACCGAAGAATCGTCCCGCCGCGATGCAGGATGCCGCTGGTGGTGGTCAGGTCGAGAGGCATGGTGCGGTCGTCCAGAACGCCGCGCCATCCTTCCATAAAGCCGATGAACTCGTCCCCGTAGTGCTGGATACCCTTGCGTACGACCGCCCGAATGACTGCGTTAAGCCCAGGGCAGTCGCCGCCGCCCGTCAACATCCCAATCCGCATCGCTGGTCTCCTTTTACAACGGGAGAATGATACCCCTGATTGCGAATCGCGGAGACGGGGCAACATTATCGCTACCGCTTTTTGTAGAGAATTCCTTCGTCTTCGTCCGGATCGCCGATGACATACCAAAAACGATAGGGAGCGGAACGTCCAAGCACTGTCATCACACCAGAATTTTCGAGAGGACAAGATGGAATGTCGCCCTTTTCGACTGGAGCTGCCTGAATGCTCATATCGAGTGTGACGTCCATATTCGAGTCATAGAGAGCCCATGTCCCTGTGCCTCTGTAGTTGCAATCAAGTGGTTTTCCGAAAGCATCGAACGCGGGCAGGTCGAATACTTCCAGCTTGTGGTCTGGATAGAGCGTAAAGCCGGAGTGATCTGACACAAAGATTCCACGCTTTTCGAGGTCCTCGCTCGTTACGCCGGACAATTGATAGTGGCCCGAAATGACTTCGATTGGGGGAATAGTTCTGGTTGTATTCCAGATGTTGATTGGCCCGACGAAGATAGATAGTAGACGCGTACCCATCATCATCGCGATGAAAAGGATAGGGAGGCAGATGATTCCAACTGGAACGAGCAGAAGTGAGTGCCAGCCCTTGTTGAGCCGCATAGTTTGTCCTGTGCTCCCTTAGTATCAGAGTAATTGACAGTGAGGCGACCGGATTTGATCGTTTGCTATCAGTGTCAGCTTCGCGGCGTCTTTTACCCTGATGCCGACTATTTGCATATCTAGCATTTTGGGCCAGCGAGTAAAGTGAAAGCAGGAGTTAGGATGAGTCGGGTTCGGAGTGGAGTCTACGCGGTCGTTTTTACGTTGTTGCTTGGTTCGATCGCCGCTCGTTCGCAGACCGTGATCCCGCAACCTGAGAGCTCCCAGACGCAGCGGCGCATACACCTCATCCTGAAGGATGGCAGCTACCAAGTTGTGACGAGTTACAGCGTTGTCGGCAACGTCGTGAAGTACGTCAGTGCGGAGCGCGGCGGCGAGCACGAAGAGATTCCTGTTGAACTGGTCGATCTCGACGCGACGCGGCGGTGGGAGAAGGCGC
This Granulicella aggregans DNA region includes the following protein-coding sequences:
- a CDS encoding M20 family metallo-hydrolase — translated: MKIEIDGARLSAELAELARFTHAERSPVGTAVTRIVFTEDDLRARAWLKELAAAEGFSVREDAVGNTFIRWHGTDPDLPAVGTGSHIDAIPHAGMYDGTVGVLGGLEAMRALKRSGQRFRRSIELLLLTSEEPTRFGIGCLGSRLLSGTLDPQRADSMPDTLDAESQGTLSDVRKAAGFSGDLASVQLKQGFYHAWLELHIEQGPLLEREALPLGIVTSIAAPAGYRFTISGFGGHAGALLMPDRRDALCAASELILSIERHALAANAASGTSDTVATVGTCSVFPGAVNSVPSRVVLQLDIRDTDPERRESVMQAVRADYAEIADRRRVTFEEELVNADAPAQSSPHIVETLDAVCAELGISPKKMVSRAYHDSLFMARIAPIAMIFIPCRGGVSHRPDEFSSPEDIARGTLVLAHALARLAAE
- a CDS encoding allantoate amidohydrolase, which produces MPLLATQRAEKIIARCREIAACTEVPGETTRTFLAPSMHKVHTLLRGWMEAAGMSVWIDAVGNLRGVYPGNDGPSTESVDRLIMGSHLDTVPNAGAFDGILGVVLGVALIEELRGEHLPFAIEIVGFSEEEGVRFGKPYLGSMALAGSLNGEALQRKDAQGISVETAIRDFGLDPARFPAAVVSSEAFAYLEVHIEQGPLLESEDLQLGVVSAIVGQTRMQLRFSGQANHAGTTPMHLRHDAMAAAAEWICEVERHAKAILGLAATVGKVQTRPGAGNVIAGEVLATLDVRHADDEIRRKAANALLAAATNSGEVRGVQLSVLASSHEDAVPTDFALSKLLLEAAEAAGSPARIMPSGAGHDARIVAERVPISMLFLRSPGGLSHHPDESVLPEDVEAALATSLVFVELLKANHVTQAIPQPATEAHA
- the allE gene encoding (S)-ureidoglycine aminohydrolase, which codes for MHNLGHTRSSMKRDHILQTPDTFIRTVLPGMTNAAAIVHVAPAAGAAFTQYTAELESQGTLGATSLQRFLYVTSGVADLTTDTSFKTLTAGSFAYIPPGLAHTLTAQQKTVLAVIEKPYEPLEGTAPSALLVGHEDNVASVALMGDEDLQVRVLLPDNTSFDFAVNTMTYQPGAALALVEIHVMEHGLLMLEGGGIYRLGDNWYPVTAGDFIWMAPFCPQWFGALGKQPAKYLIYKDWNRHPIG
- the uraH gene encoding hydroxyisourate hydrolase, which gives rise to MGISTHILDTALGRPAADVPVSLALWQSAEWVLLNSATTDADGRARYLLPAGEPLIAGLYRARFETAIYYEAQRLQGLYPFVEIVFEVRDAEQHFHIPLLLTANGYSTYRGS
- a CDS encoding NAD-dependent succinate-semialdehyde dehydrogenase gives rise to the protein MAIESINPATGELIRRFEPLSGDAIQQKLDLASKAFKSYAAVPMSHRSLCMRKLANLLEEDAVELAEMITTEMGKPIKASHAELAKCAAACRYYAENAVRMLAPEIITTEASRSYVRWDPLGVVLAVMPWNFPFWQVFRFLAPALMAGNVGLLKHAPNVPQCALAIESLVRRAGFPRGTFQTLLIETRQVDGVLADERIVAVTLTGSESAGRAVGAQAGWLIKKSVLELGGSDPFLVMSSADLDLAVENAVQSRCINSGQSCIAAKRFIVHAAIYNEFERLFVAAMAAMRVGDPMIDATQIGPMATRRQLENLDQQVNAAITAGAKLLTGGRRILGPGFYFEPTVLAGLPRTASVYHDEIFGPVALLFKANDLNQAIEMANDTPFGLAASAWTRDPDEQQRMVTEIQAGSVFLNKMVASDPRLPFGGIKHSGYGRELSAAGMREFMNAKTVVIA
- the uraD gene encoding 2-oxo-4-hydroxy-4-carboxy-5-ureidoimidazoline decarboxylase gives rise to the protein MNPVLARWNSIDPTLAAEEILPCCGSRAWAAELTARRPIADEDHLLITSDAVWVSLPEAAWQEAFDSHPRIGQQKAKAATETSLTWSATEQGTAMSADDAAKLALAEGNKLYEEKFGRIFIVCASGRSAGEILAILEARMKNDAVTELHEAAEQQRQITQLRLQRWLEEK
- the pucL gene encoding factor-independent urate hydroxylase; this translates as MSSKFQLAENRYGKTRVRLVKVTRHAHGPNQISDMYEWNVRVLLRGDFKTAHTEGDNSKILATDTMKNTVYYVAGRSKATSMEDYAKELVDFLLGRNPQVSSAEVHIESVLWKRLTVDGKPHPDSFMRGSDEKQTTTVERAQGGDFAITSGLADLVIMKTANSAFTGYIKESLTTLKETTDRLFATSLSASWTYTSDDLNFNAERTKLREAMLKTFAAHISLSVQQTLYAMAGSALEAAPSVSEIELTMPNKHNILIDLERFGQANPNEIFVPTDEPSGFIQATVKRTA
- the allB gene encoding allantoinase AllB; this translates as MAHAYLSNRVVTPRGTVPAAIVVEAGKIVAICPKDDLAGLATPLEQTQDFGDMAILPGLVDTHVHINEPGRTEWEGFYTATRAAAAGGYTTLIDMPLNCLPETTTVAALEVKRAAAKGQTFVDWMSWGGAVADNQQHILPLASAGVPGYKCFLIYPGCDGFTMIDQQQLEASLPAIAESGLPLLVHAELAGPIDSATAALRSANADWRKYATYLASRPDDAEVEAIRLMIRLCRQYKFRLHIVHLATGQALDDLAAARAEGLPITVESCPHYLHFTAEEIPDGATLFKCAPPIRSRANCDQLWQALRDGIIDMIVTDHSPCPPEMKRPAVQNPEDEGRFDLAWGGIASLSVALPVIWTECRKRNFSLDDLARWMSSAPAALAGIGGQVGAILAGRDANFTVFDPDATFTVTTDTLHYRHPVSPYLGEELRGRVHATYLRGEIVFHAGVITDTPQGRELALS